A region from the Arachis ipaensis cultivar K30076 chromosome B01, Araip1.1, whole genome shotgun sequence genome encodes:
- the LOC110271671 gene encoding uncharacterized protein LOC110271671, which yields MLQEGFDHLSYKFLIHAEISDHEKMRICSTLKHEKLSAEAVRYLSRNMAFPSETKPRLNVNRQSRMKSLLQENDHLKSFFDSMFLKSFFDSMFLKSFKNIIIDAKEDAKKGTMLYDGDEGIHSSETQLASLKKIGNHTLSLSNTAIYYLLKLCIRLA from the exons ATGCTACAAGAGGGCTTTGATCACTTGAGCTACAAATTTCTG ATTCATGCAGAAATAAGTGATCATGAAAAGATGAGAATATGTTCCACATTAAAGCATGAAAAGTTGTCAGCTGAAGCTGTGAGATATCTTAGTAGAAATATGGCATTTCCTTCAGAAACAAAACCAAGATTGAATGTAAATAGACAAAGTCGGATGAAAAGCCTGCTGCAGGAAAATGATCACTTGAAAAGCTTCTTTGACTCCATGTTTCTCAAAAGCTTCTTTGACTCCATGTTTCTCAAAAGCTTCAAGAACATTATCATTGATGCGAAAGAGGATGCTAAAAAGGGAACAATGTTATATGATGGTGATGAAGGAATACATAGTAGTGAGACCCAATTGGCAAGTCTAAAGAAGATAGGGAATCATACTTTGAGTTTGAGCAACACTGCTATTTATTACTTGCTAAAACTCTGCATAAGATtagcttaa
- the LOC107609335 gene encoding uncharacterized protein LOC107609335, translated as MDDRVLLKVYYFGRILLETSEGVKFVCENPLDIVIPFIISFEELKGVICEKIDLAVARKISCILYKYPIPVFGGFVQFQTRYVTDEASMQEMFSVYMESRAQMPFIELYIEFEQSEADRNIEREDYNSDSEEEFESNYEVVGQEGDEVQGDGTWEASVTDVANALANDHPFEEPSFMRALDLEAMHAPEFPEYMNADGEFAVEMEFSFREAVIMAMKDYTIRRGVDYRVYESEPLTFYAKCTQYGSGCDWLIRVSMISRKYCWVIRRYNGSHTCTRATISQDHSKLDSNTIAEAIKPLVEADPSIKVKSVIAEVQSKFNYTISYRKAWLAKQKAVKKIFGGWEASYKALPIWFEAMCHKEPSAFVHFETMPAYQGDDLVTDIRVLSRVFWSYYPCIRAFRYSKPVVQVDGTHLYGKYKGCLLVAVSQDGNNNIVPIAFAIVEGETSDAWHFFLSNLRQHVVTRDGVGLISDRHKSINAAVARNNGAWSPPRAFHMFCIRHIESNFLRKFKAPYLQKLVVNIGYSRTVREYELRFQRLRERGEAYTNWLSRIPREQYALAFDGGYRWGHMTTNLVECINSVLKGARNLPITALVKATFYRLNELFTRKRAEAEARINAGHVFSEIVTSKLHANQLASGNIQVDRIPCRHVFACCANQRLDWQVYLHDVYKMDQIRRVYRARFRPLGNPTTWPAYNGPRFVPNPFLRRVAKSRPRMTRFLNEMDTRMLRGPRRCRQCGAEGHSRSRCRQAGGNNAQQQCLMVVIAIKLH; from the exons ATGGATGATAGAGTCCTCTTAAAAGTATATTATTTTGGTCGGATTTTGTTAGAAACATCTGAAGGAGTGAAATTTGTCTGTGAAAATCCATTAGATATTGTTATTCCGTTCATAATCTCATTCGAGGAACtaaaaggtgtgatttgtgagaagatagatttAGCGGTGGCAAGAAAAATATCATGCATTTTATACAAGTATCCTATACCGGTATTTGGCGGATTCGTTCAATTTCAAACCAGATATGTAACTgatgaagcgagcatgcaagagatgttttcagTGTATATGGAAAGTCGCGCTCAGATGCCGTTCATTGAGTTGTATATTGAGTTTGAGCAATCTGAGGCCGACCGAAATATCGAACGAGAAGATTACAATAGTGATAGTGAAGAAGAGTTTGAAAGCAATTACGAAGTTGTTGGTCAAGAGGGAGATGAAGTTCAAGGTGACGGCACTTGGGAGGCAAGTGTGACGGACGTGGCAAATGCGTTGGCGAACGACCATCCGTTTGAGGAACCAtctttcatgcgagcattggatttggaagccatgcatgctCCGGAGTTTCCTGAATATATGAATGCAG atggtgaatttgcTGTTGAAATGGAATTCAGTTTCAGGGAAGCTGTTATTATGGCGATGAAAGATTATACTATTCGAAGAGGTGTAGACTACAGAGTGTATGAGTCGGAGCCGCTAACCTTTTACGCCAAGTGTACGCAGTATGGATCAGgttgtgattggcttatcagggtTAGCATGATCAGCAGAAAGTACTGTTGGGTTATAAGGAGGTATAATGGTAGTCACACTTGTACTAGAGCAACGATATCACAGGATCATTCGAAGCTGGATTCGAACACTATTGCAGAAGCGATAAAGCCGTTGGTTGAGGCTGATCCCTCGATAAAGGTGAAATCAGTTATTGCGGAAGTGCAGTCAAAGTTCAATTACACCATCAGCTATcggaaagcatggttggctaagcaaaagGCAGTGAAAAAAATTTTTGGAGGTTGGGAAGCATCGTACAAAGCTTTGCCCATATGGTTTGAGGCAATGTGTCATAAGGAGCCATCAGCATTCGTCCACTTTGAGACTATGCCTGCATATCAAGGTGATGACTTGGTTACTGATATCCGAGTGTTGTCTCGAGTCTTTTGGAGTTACTATCCATGTATCAGAGCATTCAGATATTCTAAACCCGTTGTCCAGGTAGATGGTACACACTTGTACGGAAAGTATAAGGGTTGTTTGTTGGTTGCGGTTTCACAGGATGGTAACAACAATATTGTCCCAATTGCATTTGCTATtgtggagggagagacttctgatgcatGGCACTTCTTTCTTAGCAACTTGCGACAACATGTGGTTACTCGAGATGGTGTGGGACTGATCTCTGACCGACACAAATCCATTAATGCAGCTGTGGCCCGCAATAATGGAGCTTGGTCGCCTCCTAGAGCCTTCCACATGTTTTGCATCAGGCATATAGAGTCGAATTTTTTAAGAAAGTTTAAGGCACCTTACTTGCAGAAACTTGTGGTCAATATAG GATATTCGAGGACAGTCCGCGAGTACGAGTTGCGTTTCCAGCGTTTACGGGAACGGGGTGAGGCTTATACTAACTGGTTAAGCCGTATCCCCCGCGAACAGTATGCATTGGCGTTTGACGGTGGTTACAGATGGGGACACATGACCACGAATCTAGTGGAATGCATCAACTCAGTCTTGAAGGGTGCACGAAATCTCCCTATCACTGCACTTGTCAAGGCGACGTTCTACAGGCTTAATGAGTTGTTCACACGAAAACGAGCCGAGGCGGAGGCCCGGATTAATGCTGGACATGTTTTTTCTGAGATTGTGACCTCCAAATTGCATGCAAATCAACTTGCATCAGGAAACATCCAG GTGGACCGTATTCCTTGTCGACATGTGTTTGCCTGTTGTGCGAATCAACGGCTAGATTGGCAAGTGTATTTACATGACGTTTATAAGATGGACCAAATTCGACGTGTTTACCGAGCCAGGTTTAGGCCACTTGGGAATCCTACTACATGGCCTGCTTATAACGGGCCTCGATTCGTGCCAAATCCGTTCTTGCGACGGGTTGCCAAAAGTCGCCCAAGGATGACTCGTTTCTTGAACGAGATGGACACAAGAATGCTACGTGGTCCTAGGAGGTGTAGGCAATGTGGGGCCGAGGGCCACAGCCGTAGTAGATGTCGTCAAGCCGGAGGCAACAATGCTCA GCAACAATGCTTGATGGTTGTTATTGCTATTAAGTTGCATTAG